A genomic stretch from Coffea arabica cultivar ET-39 chromosome 10c, Coffea Arabica ET-39 HiFi, whole genome shotgun sequence includes:
- the LOC140015760 gene encoding putative wall-associated receptor kinase-like 16 → MVQGTIGYLDPEYLQTSQLTEKSDVYSFEVVLVELLTGEKDNHLFEVLDDNIDTERNAEQLKEVAMLAKRCLNVKGEDRPTMKEVALELEEMSLSTRHSRVLLNSKPKL, encoded by the exons ATGGTGCAAGGAACAATTGGCTACTTAGACCCTGAGTACCTGCAGACTAGTCAATTAACTGAGAAGAGTGATGTCTATAGCTTTGAGGTTGTTCTTGTGGAGCTATTGACAGGAGAGAAG GATAACCATTTGTTTGAAGTTCTGGATGATAATATCGACACTGAAAGAAATGCTGAGCAACTGAAAGAAGTTGCTATGCTAGCTAAAAGATGCTTAAATGTCAAGGGGGAAGATAGGCCAACCATGAAAGAAGTAGCATTGGAATTAGAAGAAATGAGTCTATCAACGAGGCATTCGAGGGTTCTGTTGAATTCAAAACCTAAATTGTAG